A genomic window from Streptomyces mirabilis includes:
- a CDS encoding cellulose-binding domain-containing protein produces the protein MPDLPTPQNAAEAALLSECWDAVLSYADLCTSGSASATQLATEAFTHGIDELRAATAASKSTGTGRRALRLPRIPLLLASVRTVAAAWETSGLGHRLDPDLRLWLHSDMAARYVGPPLHRPLALRGLRDMQEPDAVLLWLAEVESLPMSAVARRLGLDPAAASSELAQVRALFRDRCHRNHLDTPMDAYCRSYARLLDAVTRSPSAETPEDLSRHMARCVECAEAAACLRLHGGGLPAALSSGVIGWGGLAYLERRRRAAEAGMIGGRTDAAVDTGLNEGKPVRPRIGRTGILVTAVLVSALALTVSLMPFGGSKGGDANAAQGESTDGQSVADPGPTFPSGSQTKSGSGSRTGTGTTGSPAVADSTSRPAGNSDQEAQGESSSPAGKQGGATGSTKSAAPDCRVKYEIVSEWPDGFQATVTVTSTKALATWSLGWTFKDGQRVGQMWDGTFTQDDSHVTATAADYNKTVAANGTFTFGFLGSWTGSNSAARNFTLNKASCQAAG, from the coding sequence ATGCCCGACCTGCCGACCCCCCAGAACGCCGCCGAGGCCGCGCTGCTCTCGGAGTGCTGGGACGCGGTCCTGTCGTACGCCGATCTGTGCACGTCCGGTTCCGCCTCGGCCACGCAGCTGGCGACCGAGGCGTTCACGCACGGCATCGACGAACTGCGCGCCGCCACCGCGGCATCGAAGAGTACCGGTACCGGACGCCGGGCGCTCAGGCTGCCCCGCATTCCGCTGCTGCTCGCCTCGGTCCGTACCGTGGCCGCCGCCTGGGAGACGAGCGGGCTCGGCCATCGGCTCGACCCCGACCTGCGCCTGTGGCTCCACTCCGACATGGCCGCCCGCTACGTCGGACCGCCGCTGCACCGCCCGCTCGCGCTGCGCGGCCTGAGGGACATGCAGGAGCCGGACGCCGTTCTGCTGTGGCTGGCCGAGGTCGAGTCGCTGCCGATGTCCGCGGTGGCCCGGCGGCTCGGTCTCGATCCGGCGGCCGCGTCCTCCGAACTCGCCCAGGTGCGGGCGCTGTTCCGGGACCGCTGCCACCGCAACCACCTCGACACGCCGATGGACGCCTACTGCCGCAGCTATGCGCGGCTCCTCGACGCGGTCACCCGCTCACCCAGCGCCGAGACGCCCGAGGACCTCTCCCGGCACATGGCGCGCTGCGTCGAGTGCGCGGAGGCCGCCGCCTGTCTGCGGCTGCACGGCGGCGGGCTGCCCGCGGCGCTCTCCAGCGGTGTGATCGGCTGGGGCGGCCTCGCGTATCTCGAACGGCGGCGCCGGGCCGCCGAGGCCGGCATGATCGGCGGACGCACGGACGCGGCGGTGGACACGGGGCTGAACGAGGGCAAGCCGGTCCGGCCCCGGATCGGCCGGACCGGGATCCTGGTCACGGCCGTCCTCGTGTCCGCACTGGCGCTCACGGTCTCCCTGATGCCCTTCGGCGGCTCGAAGGGCGGCGACGCGAACGCCGCGCAGGGCGAGTCGACGGACGGGCAGTCCGTGGCGGACCCGGGCCCCACCTTCCCCTCGGGCTCGCAGACGAAGTCGGGGTCGGGATCGAGGACGGGGACGGGGACGACGGGCTCGCCCGCGGTGGCGGACTCGACCTCGCGTCCGGCGGGCAACTCCGATCAGGAGGCCCAGGGCGAGTCCTCGTCGCCCGCCGGGAAGCAGGGCGGGGCGACGGGTTCCACGAAGAGCGCCGCGCCGGACTGCCGGGTCAAGTACGAGATCGTGAGCGAGTGGCCGGACGGCTTCCAGGCCACCGTCACCGTCACCTCCACCAAGGCCCTCGCCACCTGGAGCCTCGGCTGGACCTTCAAGGACGGCCAGCGCGTGGGCCAGATGTGGGACGGCACCTTCACCCAGGACGACTCCCACGTCACGGCCACCGCCGCCGACTACAACAAGACCGTCGCCGCGAACGGCACGTTCACCTTCGGCTTCCTCGGTTCCTGGACCGGCTCCAACTCGGCCGCGCGCAACTTCACCCTCAACAAGGCCAGTTGCCAGGCCGCTGGCTGA
- a CDS encoding Crp/Fnr family transcriptional regulator — MGLLGNELAFARALTPQERESVMALGSRKHYAADAHLLTEGDRSSHVLIIIRGWVTVSVATDRGATRLILGLRGPGELLGEMAALDPHPRSATVRALGPTETQVISGDAFRRFLALHPRVSGLVIRQLTFRLRSADQERSALASLTVLQRLAGRLTELSRAEPSGPYNPAVPGGALHTGTVVQLAQDELAATIGATREAVAKALKLLRTQHVVRTGNRMVEILDPELLALLADGHQE; from the coding sequence ATGGGGCTGCTCGGCAATGAGCTGGCTTTCGCGCGCGCTCTGACCCCTCAGGAGCGCGAGAGCGTGATGGCTCTCGGCAGCCGGAAGCATTACGCGGCCGATGCCCACCTTCTGACGGAGGGTGACCGGTCCAGTCACGTCCTGATCATCATTCGGGGCTGGGTGACCGTTTCCGTGGCGACGGACCGGGGTGCCACACGGCTGATACTCGGTCTGCGGGGTCCCGGTGAACTGCTCGGCGAGATGGCCGCCCTGGACCCGCATCCCCGCAGCGCCACGGTGCGCGCGCTGGGTCCGACCGAGACCCAGGTCATATCCGGGGACGCCTTCCGCCGGTTCCTCGCCCTGCACCCCCGCGTCAGCGGTCTGGTGATACGCCAGCTCACCTTCCGGCTGCGCAGCGCCGACCAGGAGCGGTCCGCGCTCGCCTCGCTCACCGTGCTGCAACGGCTGGCCGGCCGGCTCACCGAACTGTCGAGAGCCGAGCCCTCCGGCCCCTACAACCCGGCCGTACCGGGCGGCGCCCTGCACACCGGCACCGTCGTCCAACTGGCCCAGGACGAACTGGCCGCCACCATCGGAGCCACCCGGGAAGCCGTCGCCAAGGCACTGAAGCTGCTGCGCACCCAGCACGTCGTGCGTACCGGCAACCGGATGGTGGAGATCCTCGACCCCGAACTGCTCGCACTCCTCGCGGACGGTCATCAGGAGTAG
- a CDS encoding Pycsar system effector family protein — protein MTGDGPARTSPDPVGPVPDGGPHGSDRGERIAERLLSTVREDLGRADAKAAVLLSGTLALPAFLIGRHGPPDWRGLADVTLILASVLWVVAVTALVGALMPRTRTVRGRDGVTYFGDLLAPRDLAGLSADVTEAGRDTAGWLLVQAVDVSSILSAKYRAIRWGVGSLAPSTALALAWSLTAR, from the coding sequence GTGACCGGCGACGGCCCGGCGCGCACCTCCCCCGACCCGGTCGGGCCCGTGCCGGACGGGGGTCCGCACGGGTCCGACCGGGGAGAGCGCATCGCCGAACGGCTGCTGAGCACGGTCAGGGAGGACCTCGGCCGGGCCGACGCGAAGGCGGCCGTACTGCTCTCGGGAACGCTGGCGCTGCCCGCGTTCCTGATCGGACGGCACGGCCCGCCCGACTGGCGCGGGCTCGCCGACGTGACGCTGATCCTCGCGAGCGTGCTCTGGGTGGTCGCGGTGACCGCGCTGGTCGGGGCGCTCATGCCGCGCACCCGCACGGTCCGCGGCCGGGACGGGGTGACGTACTTCGGCGACCTGCTGGCCCCCCGCGACCTCGCGGGGCTGTCCGCCGACGTCACCGAGGCCGGACGCGACACCGCCGGATGGCTGCTCGTCCAGGCCGTGGACGTCAGCTCGATCCTGTCCGCCAAGTACCGGGCCATCCGCTGGGGAGTGGGCTCGCTCGCACCTTCCACGGCGCTGGCCCTGGCCTGGAGCCTGACCGCCCGCTGA
- a CDS encoding VWA domain-containing protein, translating to MRRRAVGALGGMAVLVSLLAPAGHDPVPAADSEPAFPAVNYSIAVDESASLAPEDMKAEKAAAARIALGDVSSSSHATVFGFAAAESDAQRAVDPVCPRTTLDAAGRETVGTCVDKLRGRTKNEGTGTDFPSAIRQGVHDLTTGTDPSQPRVLFLLTDGKLDVQDSPKYGDPAHRKDEGEQQLTQELENAAAQHVQIWPLGFGPDPDKAQLDRIAAGGYQKGCVELPSARPSAGKVSGAKDVGPMLEKIFAAAHCLRHEQGPSKRPPATLEIGISPLATVGSIVVDKGDPQVKITYLDPNGHQVPTTGTYRKSGFELAGGSGTVEALKIVDPVPGTWRVKAEAPEGHRSLPVAVSVLWQGELRGAITMDPPSPQAGEKVTVTMRLQTREGYEIKDARDYEGLRVRSELTGDGFDPLALRLTDDGQGPDSKASDGSFTGSVEIPKSADGALKVSGTLTASGLSADTRSEGGQIAPGALPVTTALELPTANTHPGSTVTGTLAVHNTSNTSHTLRLSVADLKSGLLTVTPAEIQVKPGESGTRKITVEVAPRDVFGDRLGDGGLQLGGTVTVVDTTDHDRTLVRTPLSVRVTPEPGVWAKYWWAFVSAAALIALATVAVLAWLRQRRTRRDPFGLVLRLVSAEGDVLGEHLAGHGHKQWYEFAVVEPHRSPRIERRAHGPYAVQRSPEGGAVLRKRGGGRTPLPARGQVQLTDTLSLALGEDTRASKVRRPRPSARTTAGSTTSATGTGESGSSYGSYL from the coding sequence GTGCGCCGCCGCGCGGTCGGCGCGCTCGGCGGCATGGCGGTGCTCGTGTCCCTGCTGGCACCCGCCGGTCATGATCCGGTACCGGCGGCGGATTCCGAACCCGCCTTCCCGGCGGTCAACTACTCCATCGCCGTGGACGAGTCCGCCAGCCTCGCGCCCGAGGACATGAAGGCCGAGAAGGCCGCCGCCGCACGCATCGCGCTCGGCGACGTCTCCTCGTCCTCCCACGCCACCGTCTTCGGTTTCGCCGCCGCCGAGTCCGACGCCCAGCGCGCGGTGGACCCGGTCTGCCCGCGCACCACGCTGGACGCGGCGGGCCGCGAGACGGTCGGCACCTGCGTCGACAAGCTGCGCGGCCGCACGAAGAACGAGGGCACCGGCACCGACTTCCCGAGCGCGATACGCCAGGGAGTCCACGACCTCACCACCGGTACCGACCCCTCCCAGCCCCGCGTGCTGTTCCTGCTCACCGACGGAAAGCTGGACGTCCAGGACAGCCCCAAGTACGGCGACCCCGCGCACCGCAAGGACGAGGGCGAACAGCAGCTGACGCAGGAGCTCGAGAACGCCGCCGCCCAGCACGTACAGATCTGGCCGCTCGGCTTCGGACCCGACCCGGACAAGGCGCAACTCGACCGGATCGCCGCCGGCGGATACCAGAAGGGCTGCGTCGAACTGCCCTCCGCCCGCCCGAGCGCGGGCAAGGTCTCCGGGGCCAAGGACGTCGGCCCCATGCTGGAGAAGATCTTCGCCGCCGCCCACTGCCTGCGCCACGAACAGGGCCCCAGCAAGCGGCCGCCCGCCACCCTGGAGATCGGCATCTCGCCGCTGGCGACCGTGGGCAGCATCGTCGTCGACAAGGGCGACCCCCAGGTGAAGATCACCTACCTCGACCCCAACGGCCACCAGGTCCCCACCACGGGGACGTACCGCAAGTCGGGTTTCGAGCTGGCGGGCGGCAGCGGCACGGTCGAGGCGCTGAAGATCGTCGACCCGGTGCCAGGCACCTGGCGCGTGAAGGCCGAGGCGCCGGAGGGCCACCGCTCCCTGCCCGTCGCCGTCAGCGTGCTGTGGCAGGGCGAGTTGCGCGGCGCCATCACCATGGACCCACCGTCCCCGCAGGCCGGCGAAAAGGTCACGGTGACCATGCGCCTGCAGACCCGCGAGGGCTACGAGATCAAGGACGCGCGCGACTACGAGGGGCTGCGCGTCCGCAGTGAACTGACCGGCGACGGCTTCGACCCCCTGGCGCTGCGCCTCACCGACGACGGCCAGGGGCCCGACTCCAAGGCGAGCGACGGCTCCTTCACCGGTTCCGTCGAGATCCCCAAGAGCGCCGACGGGGCACTGAAGGTGAGCGGCACGCTGACGGCCTCGGGGCTGAGCGCCGACACCCGCAGCGAGGGCGGCCAGATCGCACCGGGCGCACTGCCCGTCACCACCGCGCTCGAACTGCCCACCGCGAACACCCACCCCGGCTCCACGGTCACCGGCACGCTGGCCGTCCACAACACCAGCAACACCTCGCACACCCTGCGGCTGTCCGTCGCCGACCTCAAGTCCGGGCTGCTCACGGTCACCCCGGCCGAGATCCAGGTGAAGCCCGGCGAGTCCGGCACCCGGAAGATCACGGTCGAGGTCGCCCCCCGCGACGTCTTCGGCGACCGCCTCGGCGACGGCGGACTGCAACTCGGCGGCACGGTCACCGTCGTGGACACCACCGACCACGACCGGACCCTGGTGCGCACCCCGCTCTCGGTCCGGGTGACACCCGAACCGGGCGTCTGGGCGAAGTACTGGTGGGCGTTCGTGTCCGCCGCCGCACTGATCGCGCTGGCCACCGTGGCGGTCCTCGCCTGGCTGCGCCAACGCCGCACCCGCAGGGACCCGTTCGGTCTGGTGCTGCGGCTGGTCTCCGCGGAGGGCGACGTCCTCGGCGAGCACCTCGCAGGACACGGACACAAGCAGTGGTACGAGTTCGCCGTCGTCGAACCCCACCGCAGCCCGCGCATCGAACGGCGCGCCCACGGCCCGTACGCCGTCCAGCGCAGCCCCGAGGGCGGAGCGGTGCTGCGCAAGCGCGGCGGCGGCCGGACCCCGCTGCCCGCCCGCGGCCAGGTCCAGCTGACCGACACGCTGAGCCTGGCCCTCGGCGAGGACACCCGCGCCTCGAAGGTCCGCCGACCGCGGCCCTCCGCTCGGACGACCGCGGGCTCCACCACCTCCGCGACCGGTACCGGCGAGAGCGGGAGCTCGTACGGGTCGTATCTGTGA
- a CDS encoding tubulin-like doman-containing protein — MKIFQPMLFVGLGGTGGLVGAELERKLRAELCGPDGVALSHLSGHAPYQLPDCLQFVYADYSESDLQRLPQFNVDPSLRAAYSRTSRATHNLLPNFDASPELTKMLRASLRDEVADWLPPRIDEPKVTPLHNGAGQLPTVGRAALFATLRHSLAPVLEPLLQAIDAIAKSAGELAELGGGKVNGCDVFVAFSVAGGTGAGIFLDYLHLINHAFQLRRFDGVKIYPLVVMPSSFSSAGGGGREAELNAARALVDLFRLVDAQNAPSEGTEIGDLDLDLDSGLGIRYPGTTPIRLRTGILPTAFLFSPTAGIRQDDLRRSIVSLVMSLIGTELGDSRPRGRATATDDDFQTFAASFINRGVHRSAVSPTGIGRQGVSTSLVASMTAPMDQLADLVAGRLLREAVTDLVERPRTALRDNAVPLIRQLFADSHLEELWERAQLAVPEPDPLPRGGKAIEQALGERLTDMQRLLSDLQSIADRQAASMADRFAPRPAIDKLLQSVDPFLAERIVRGVQDSDEPIARLGFLGMLDSRSRAPQRPPGVTDQPPKTPRIKGRLAGMSPARWGDDDVQAALQEQDLWYQWRSRTVWHEAWREQQQQWQPPAATAGADLGRLVNAFRKHSDQERKISAQKGLELYEDRTGISYLLPPQRTLNHFYEDVVTRLIRREGMRENDDEAALLLRMIDGDTWREVHTLSRRNPDNAVAVVKAQLEGRITRLFAESGEHLEERPLLPAMGTLLAAAAGDADAADQVSKEALDLFGRKLTGLLPVGFTPEGTGPLRVLVTHPRVQAVEEVQEYLGKALRLPSDAKNSVEYRGVESDSVTVVLFRSEMSLTQVPEARKVLRQWARAKDSEQAQDVLRWRQRLGYRDSWMVSSEEDRRVILHRLLCCMWNGQVDVVDGDPASPERLRLRLFPEKGAHVPGVRLRLGDFPGGVSSWAELLRSYERWTVLDDERTVEDYCRELMGAQPLGLARSASEPHPLFVELVEKTAPRQLELLADRRERGGERVEGWVRPLWEFWAKTLPAALDTEFGDQRAVQPTLRTLLEHVRGGTPAPRVRKEVPEPRRAVPDEDDWGTAPRASFDKYPRGTEERPRRASVDDYDDGYEADRGDRGDRVNGRSGGADRPSVPWDEPGDHGPYGDDGERERSRRNPWDGDPE, encoded by the coding sequence ATGAAGATCTTCCAGCCGATGCTCTTCGTCGGCCTGGGCGGCACCGGTGGCCTGGTCGGCGCCGAACTCGAACGCAAGCTGCGCGCCGAGCTGTGCGGACCGGACGGCGTCGCGCTCAGCCACCTCAGCGGACACGCCCCCTACCAGCTGCCCGACTGCCTCCAGTTCGTCTACGCGGACTACAGCGAGTCCGACCTCCAGCGGCTGCCCCAGTTCAACGTGGACCCCTCGCTGCGGGCCGCGTACTCCCGTACCTCCCGGGCCACCCACAACCTGCTGCCGAACTTCGACGCGTCACCCGAACTGACCAAGATGCTCCGGGCGAGCCTGCGCGACGAGGTCGCCGACTGGCTGCCGCCGCGCATCGACGAACCGAAGGTCACCCCGCTGCACAACGGCGCGGGCCAACTGCCCACCGTCGGACGCGCCGCCCTGTTCGCCACGCTCCGGCACAGCCTCGCCCCGGTCCTCGAGCCGCTGCTCCAGGCGATCGACGCGATCGCCAAGTCGGCCGGTGAACTGGCCGAGCTCGGCGGCGGCAAGGTCAACGGCTGCGACGTGTTCGTCGCCTTCTCGGTGGCCGGAGGCACCGGCGCCGGGATCTTCCTGGACTATCTGCACCTGATCAACCACGCCTTCCAGCTGCGCCGCTTCGACGGCGTGAAGATCTACCCGCTGGTCGTGATGCCGTCCTCGTTCTCCTCGGCGGGCGGCGGCGGACGGGAGGCGGAGCTCAACGCGGCCCGCGCGCTGGTGGACCTGTTCCGGCTGGTCGACGCGCAGAACGCGCCGAGCGAGGGAACGGAGATCGGCGACCTGGACCTCGACCTCGACTCCGGGCTCGGCATCCGCTACCCGGGCACGACACCGATCCGCCTGCGCACCGGCATCCTGCCCACGGCCTTCCTGTTCAGCCCGACCGCCGGCATCCGCCAGGACGACCTGCGCCGCTCCATCGTCTCCCTGGTGATGTCGCTGATCGGCACCGAACTGGGCGACAGCCGCCCCAGGGGCCGGGCCACGGCGACCGACGACGACTTCCAGACCTTCGCCGCGAGCTTCATCAACCGGGGCGTGCACCGCAGCGCCGTGTCCCCCACCGGCATCGGCCGACAGGGCGTCTCCACCAGCCTGGTGGCCTCCATGACCGCCCCCATGGACCAACTGGCCGACCTGGTGGCGGGCCGCCTGCTGCGGGAGGCGGTCACCGACCTCGTGGAGCGGCCCCGTACCGCACTGCGCGACAACGCGGTGCCGCTGATCCGGCAGCTGTTCGCCGACTCCCACCTCGAAGAGCTGTGGGAACGCGCCCAGTTGGCCGTCCCGGAACCCGATCCGCTGCCGCGCGGCGGCAAGGCCATCGAGCAGGCGCTCGGCGAACGGCTCACGGACATGCAGCGGCTGCTGTCCGACCTCCAGTCCATCGCCGACCGCCAGGCCGCCTCGATGGCCGACCGGTTCGCCCCGCGACCCGCCATCGACAAACTCCTCCAGAGCGTGGACCCCTTCCTCGCCGAACGCATCGTCAGAGGCGTCCAGGACAGCGACGAACCGATCGCCAGGCTCGGCTTCCTCGGCATGCTCGACAGCCGCTCCCGCGCCCCGCAGCGCCCCCCGGGCGTGACCGATCAGCCGCCCAAGACCCCCAGGATCAAGGGCAGACTGGCCGGCATGTCACCGGCCCGCTGGGGTGACGACGACGTGCAGGCCGCGCTCCAGGAGCAGGACCTCTGGTACCAGTGGCGCAGCCGGACCGTGTGGCACGAGGCCTGGCGGGAACAGCAGCAGCAGTGGCAGCCCCCGGCGGCCACCGCCGGGGCCGACCTCGGACGTCTGGTCAACGCCTTCCGCAAACACTCCGACCAGGAGCGCAAGATCTCCGCGCAGAAAGGCCTCGAACTGTACGAGGACCGCACCGGGATCTCGTATCTGCTGCCGCCGCAGCGCACCCTCAACCACTTCTACGAGGACGTGGTCACCCGGCTGATCCGGCGGGAGGGAATGCGCGAGAACGACGACGAGGCCGCGCTCCTGCTCAGGATGATCGACGGGGACACCTGGCGCGAGGTCCACACCCTCAGCCGCCGCAATCCGGACAACGCGGTCGCGGTCGTCAAGGCACAGCTGGAGGGCCGCATCACCCGGCTGTTCGCGGAGAGCGGCGAACACCTGGAGGAACGCCCGCTGCTGCCGGCCATGGGCACCCTGCTGGCCGCCGCGGCGGGCGACGCGGACGCCGCCGACCAGGTCAGCAAGGAGGCGCTCGACCTGTTCGGCCGCAAGCTGACCGGGCTGCTGCCGGTGGGCTTCACCCCGGAGGGCACCGGACCGCTGCGGGTCCTGGTCACCCACCCGCGGGTGCAGGCCGTGGAGGAGGTGCAGGAGTACCTCGGCAAGGCGCTGCGGCTGCCGTCCGACGCCAAGAACTCCGTGGAGTACCGGGGAGTGGAGAGCGACTCCGTCACCGTGGTCCTCTTCCGCAGCGAGATGAGCCTCACCCAGGTCCCCGAGGCCCGCAAGGTGCTGCGCCAGTGGGCCAGGGCGAAGGACTCCGAGCAGGCCCAGGACGTACTGCGCTGGCGGCAGCGGCTCGGCTACCGGGACAGCTGGATGGTCAGCAGCGAGGAGGACCGCCGCGTCATCCTGCACCGGCTGCTGTGCTGCATGTGGAACGGCCAGGTCGACGTGGTGGACGGCGACCCGGCGTCGCCGGAGCGGCTGAGGCTGCGGCTGTTCCCCGAGAAGGGCGCCCATGTGCCCGGCGTCCGGCTGCGGCTGGGGGACTTCCCCGGCGGGGTGTCGAGCTGGGCGGAGCTGCTGCGGTCGTACGAACGCTGGACCGTCCTCGACGACGAACGGACCGTGGAGGACTACTGCCGTGAACTGATGGGGGCTCAGCCGCTCGGTCTCGCCAGGAGCGCGAGCGAACCGCATCCGCTCTTCGTCGAACTCGTCGAGAAGACCGCCCCGCGGCAACTGGAACTGCTGGCCGACCGCCGGGAGCGCGGCGGCGAGCGGGTCGAGGGATGGGTGCGCCCGCTGTGGGAGTTCTGGGCGAAGACACTGCCCGCCGCGCTGGACACCGAGTTCGGGGACCAGCGCGCCGTCCAGCCGACGCTGCGCACGCTGCTGGAGCACGTACGCGGCGGAACTCCCGCGCCGCGCGTCCGCAAGGAGGTCCCCGAACCCCGGCGTGCCGTGCCCGACGAAGACGACTGGGGCACCGCACCGCGCGCCTCCTTCGACAAGTACCCGAGGGGCACGGAGGAACGTCCGCGCCGCGCGTCCGTGGACGACTACGACGACGGGTACGAGGCCGACCGCGGTGATCGGGGTGACCGCGTCAACGGGCGCTCCGGCGGCGCCGACCGGCCCTCGGTGCCCTGGGACGAGCCCGGTGACCACGGCCCGTACGGCGACGACGGCGAGCGTGAACGCTCCCGCCGCAACCCCTGGGACGGTGACCCGGAGTGA